From a region of the Pogona vitticeps strain Pit_001003342236 chromosome 7, PviZW2.1, whole genome shotgun sequence genome:
- the NUFIP2 gene encoding LOW QUALITY PROTEIN: FMR1-interacting protein NUFIP2 (The sequence of the model RefSeq protein was modified relative to this genomic sequence to represent the inferred CDS: deleted 1 base in 1 codon) — protein sequence MAGRREALPRDGWRGAPGEAPKVPERPLREGPEDEEQPEEEASGRWRGKDPGPRKEEDGEDEGAAAAAGAVSKGRGFSMEEHPGQQQQQQQQQPPHHHQHHQQQPAPAPPSSSSSPGQPPQHHHHHHHHHHYYYYNHNRHQHHQQYLGEGGGGKAQHPHSPAPQQPPTKGPLQALKHEPPKHGGGGGGGGGLPPQQEAPRKKTGYGELNGNVVDRDSSSLRVLGAGEMSSLLSRVPNGSQAPGEANLTIKPSVKGGPFGKLGPKPKSFVPKGGTDKKADKGYESKRESLDKPEGLFIPNGVVAHSSGYITNGYVGKGADNDGSGSESGYTTPKKRKGRRNSAKGCENLNLVQEKIAAHEPPLAPAAPALKQEPEGFSPECGEGKVAGVGRADSLKPAWKCEPGGLGAARGKPGVAGEVLRKNSDAKVGVAGKTFEERPKGKPVASASKEDSWTLFKPPPVFPVDNSSAKIVPKISYASKVKENLNKAAQSPTLSLSSSSASSSSSSSSSSSSSSSSLCLSSATDAHAQPSTRLSQVPMSAMKSVTSANFVNGPVLAVGDRGACPAGTQSLLVPAAGSVLLAPSDLASQDGNPTSAAAELPKSSLFIYPTHMQALLNADANAAPAEPAFQASQQSLGDIFQNQWGLSFINEPSAGPETGGGKPADAQTAEEAPLEGDCPAASASRRAETVPPAGPEHPAFPKAYELDKRTSPQLLCGILKLGGASEGGGGGGFMLDPQPPLPGGPRQASEPSGGPGAFVFLAKDSHGAESHLASPTNSLLAPAKEQRSPGGLERKESWGGFDLQAAVLYHTQEMESICNLQKQDPKRIITYDEAMDRLNQ from the exons ATGGCGGGGCGCCGGGAGGCCCTTCCTCGGGATGGATGGCGGGGCGCGCCCGGCGAAGCCCCGAAGGTTCCCGAACGGCCGCTGCGG GAAGGGCCGGAGGACGAGGAGCAGCCGGAGGAGGAGGCCAGCGGGCGTTGGAGAGGGAAGGATCCGGGGCCCCGGAAGGAGGAGGACGGGGAGGACGaaggggccgccgccgccgccggcgctGTCTCCAAGGGCCGTGGCTTTTCAATGGAGGAGCACcccgggcagcagcagcagcagcagcagcaacagccgccccaccaccaccagcaccaccagcagcaaccGGCGCCGGCGCCGCCTTCCTCTTCCTCGTCTCCTGGCCAGCCGCCCcagcaccatcatcatcaccaccaccaccatcactactactactacaaccaCAACCgccaccagcaccaccagcagTACCTGGGcgaaggcggcggcggcaaggCCCAGCACCCGCACAGCCCGGCGCCCCAGCAGCCGCCCACCAAAGGGCCCCTCCAAGCCCTGAAACATGAGCCCCCCAAGCacggagggggaggaggaggaggagggggcctcCCGCCGCAACAGGAAGCGCCCAGGAAGAAAACAG GCTACGGCGAACTCAATGGCAACGTGGTAGACCGGGACTCCTCTTCGCTGAGAGTTTTGGGTGCTGGCGAGATGTCCAGCCTCCTTTCCAGAGTTCCCAACGGCAGCCAGGCCCCTGGAGAGGCTAACTTGACCATCAAGCCGAGTGTGAAGGGCGGCCCGTTTGGGAAACTGGGACCGAAGCCGAAGAGCTTCGTACCGAAAGGCGGAACGGACAAAAAAGCCGACAAAGGTTACGAAAGCAAAAGAGAGTCTTTGGACAAGCCCGAGGGGCTCTTTATCCCCAACGGCGTAGTCGCCCACAGCTCCGGCTACATCACCAACGGTTATGTCGGCAAAGGGGCGGACAACGATGGGAGCGGGTCTGAGAGCGGCTACACGACCCCCAAGAAGCGCAAGGGCCGCCGGAACAGCGCCAAGGGCTGCGAGAACTTGAACTTGGTACAGGAGAAGATCGCGGCGCATGAGCCTCCCCTCGCCCCTGCTGCCCCGGCCTTAAAACAGGAGCCAGAAGGTTTCAGTCCCGAGTGCGGGGAGGGGAAGGTGGCAGGAGTTGGCCGAGCGGACAGCCTGAAGCCGGCGTGGAAGTGTGAGCCGGGGGGCTTGGGAGCGGCCCGGGGGAAGCCGGGTGTCGCGGGAGAGGTGCTGCGGAAGAACTCGGATGCCAAGGTTGGGGTGGCCGGCAAGACGTTCGAGGAGCGGCCCAAGGGGAAGCCTGTGGCCTCCGCCTCGAAAGAGGACTCGTGGACCCTCTTCAAGCCGCCCCCGGTCTTCCCAGTGGACAACAGCAGTGCGAAAATAGTGCCGAAGATCAGCTACGCGAGCAAAGTGAAGGAGAACTTGAACAAGGCGGCTCAGAGCCCCACCctgtccctctcctcctcctcagcctcatcctcctcctcctcctcttcctcctcctcctcctcctcctcctctttatgtTTGTCATCGGCCACAGACGCCCACGCCCAGCCCTCCACCCGCCTCTCCCAGGTCCCCATGTCTGCCATGAAATCGGTCACCTCCGCAAACTTTGTGAACGGCCCGGTCCTGGCGGTGGGCGACCGCGGGGCCTGCCCGGCGGGGACTCAGTCTCTGCTCGTGCCAGCGGCTGGCAGCGTGCTTTTAGCGCCTTCTGACTTGGCTTCCCAGGACGGAAACCCGACCTCGGCAGCGGCGGAGCTGCCGAAGTCCAGCCTTTTTATTTACCCGACCCATATGCAAGCGCTTCTCAACGCTGACGCCAACGCCGCCCCAGCCGAACCGGCCTTCCAGGCCAGCCAGCAGAGCCTGGGGGACATTTTTCAGAACCAGTGGGGATTATCGTTTATCAACGAGCCCAGCGCCGGACCCGAGACGGGCGGGGGAAAGCCCGCGGACGCTCAAACCGCGGAGGAGGCGCCGCTCGAGGGGGACTGCCCGGCTGCTTCGGCCTCCCGGCGGGCCGAGACGGTTCCTCCGGCAGGGCCTGAGCACCCGGCGTTCCCTAAGGCTTACGAGCTGGACAAGCGGACTAGCCCGCAGCTGCTGTGTGGCATCCTAAAGCTGGGGGGCGCCAgcgaggggggg ggcggcggcggctttaTGCTGGATCCGCAGCCGCCCTTGCCGGGTGGGCCCCGGCAGGCTTCTGAGCCGAGCGGCGGCCCGGGGGCCTTTGTGTTCCTCGCCAAGGACTCTCACGGAGCCGAGAGCCACCTGGCTTCCCCTACGAACAGTCTCTTAGCCCCCGCCAAAGAACAGAGGTCCCCGGGAGGCctagaaaggaaggaaagctggGGTGGCTTTGACCTGCAGGCTGCCGTTCTGTATCACACTCAAG aaatggAATCTATTTGTAATTTACAAAAGCAAG aTCCCAAAAGGATAATCACTTACGATGAAGCCATGGATCGCCTGAACCAATGA